The DNA sequence ATTAAGGACGTAGTTTGTTATTGGTACAAAGTAGTTGTAGTTTAAATAAGTTTATCCGCTCCTGCTACGGTTATAATAAGTAAATTAAGTAAAATTAATCGGTCATAGACCTTTCGTTAATCCCCGGGAATCCTCTATTCATGAATGACCATAAAAACATTGTCACCGAATTAATCAAGCGTTACCGCGATCGCGTGGACTTTCTGACTATCCGTTTAGAACAATCCACAGGGACCAATATCGCACTGAGAAACGATCGCATCGAAACCCTCAGTGAGGCGATCGCTATCGGTGGACAGGTGCGAGTTTGTCATCGTGGGGGTTGGGGATTTGCCACCTTTAATCAACTTTCTAACTTGGATCAACAAATAGAAAACGCTATAGCCTCAGCTAAAATGGTGGGGGAAGAAGAAACACTTTTAGCAGAAGTAGCACCAGTAACGGTTAACTGTTCTATACCTATAGAGGGAAGAGATCCTCGTTTGATTTCCTTGAGCGAGAAAAAAAGTCTGTGCGATCGCTATAACGACATCTTACGAGGTTACCATCCCAGCATCACCACGACCTCTGTATCTTACAGCGACATCAACCAAGCCATTATCATCGCCACTAGCGAAGGGACTCTAATCGAACAATCCTGGTGCGATCTAGAAATGCGTTTCGCCGCTACAGCTAGAAAAGAGGACAAACTGCAAACCGGGAGAGAAACCACCGGCTCGCGCTCAGGGTACCAAAATTTAGAAAATCTAGAAAACCAAGTGCGCAGCGCCGCAGGACGCGCCGTAGAAGCTTTAGATTTACCTTCCGTTAAGGGAGATACTTATACCGTAGTCATTGACCCTATTTTAACCGGACTATTCGTTCACGAAGCCTTTGGACATCTTTCTGAAGCGGATATGCTTTACGAAAACCCAGATTTACTCGAAGTTATGACCCTTGGTAAAAAGTTTGGTCCCCCAGAATTACAAATTTTTGACGGTGCTTCTACTTTAGGTCATCGAGGTAGCTATTACTATGACGACGAAGGAACCCCCGCTACTACCACTGAGTTGATTAAAGATGGGGTACTAGTAGGACGTCTACATTCTCGCGAAACAGCGGGAAAACTAGGAGAACCCGCTACGGGTAACGCTCGTTGTCTCAGCTATCACTACCCTCCTATCGTCCGCATGACCAATACTTGGATCGCTAGAGGTTCTACCCCGGTAGCTGACTTATTTAGTGGGATTAAAACGGGAATTTACGCTCGTAACTGGCTAGGAGGTATGACTAATGGGGAAATGTTTACTTTTAGTGCAGGAGAGGCTTGGATGATCCGCGATGGCGAAATTAGAGAACCTGTAAAAGATGTTACCCTTTCAGGCAATGTTTTTAAAACACTAGATCAAATCGAGGCGATCGGCGATGATTTTTATTGGGATGAGTCAGGAGGTTGCGGGAAAGGTGGACAGGGTGGTTTAGCCGTCGGTTGTGGTGGTCCCAGTCTGCGCATTCGGGATATAATTGTGGGTGGAGATTAACATTAGCCGATAGCAAACTCTGTTAATTCACGAGTTTCAGGATCATAAAACGCCAAGACAATATCCTCTTTCGGCACACCTTTACTTAATAAGTCAGTAGCAATTCCTGCTTCTGTCCAATCTTCTTCAATATAAATTTTATCGTTCTTAATGCGAACATAAACTGAAATAGCATTTACTCGTTTTCCCTGTTTCCAACCAATATTAAACCAAAGATATTGACTTCTTGTGTCATCAAAAATTAATACTTCGTCTATATCATCATCAGGAAATTGTGATGAAATTCTTTCATATTCTGTCAGAATTTGTTTAATTAGGTTTTGGTAATGAGTTAATTTTTCCATTGAATAATCTCCTCTTTGGTAATATCGAAAATCAAAAGCAGAACTTGATATTTTTTTAAAATTAGTTGAATAGCAATTTGTGTAAAAAACTTGTCATAAATCTTGTTACTAATGGCTAAATAAACAGTATACTAAGGATGAGTGATGGCTAAAAAGGTTTGATAAATAAGATATTGACCGAGTGCAGTTTCAAATTCACGAATGGGAGAAGGACTATTAAAGCTTTTGATTTCAACAACAATTTGTTGTTCTCCTTTTGTTGCAGAAAGGGTTTTCTCTCCTGCTAAATCGGCAAATAGTTTGACTTCTTGATATCTAATCGGATAATGGTCAGCCTTAATTATCCAACCCGCTTTAATTAAAGCATTTTTAACGGCATCATGGTAAATGTCTTTTGCTGACATCATCCTCCTTCTAGTCATCTTAGGGGATAGGTCTATTATAGGCGATCGCGTAGCATGCAAAATTTTGTAACAAAAGATACAGATTTTTATCAAAAATGTTAACTTAGGAATAGAAAGTTAGCAGGTAATGACTATGAAATTTTTCTACCGAGGTGCTCACTACGAAGCTGATCCCCTCATCATAGAAGTTACTGAAGGGGAAATCGGTGGCTTGTACAGGAGTTCGCCCTGGAAAATTCACGAACCTAAGCAAAAGTACCGTCTTCGTCAAGCATCTTTTGCCTTGACTTATCGGGGCGCACATTATAAACATTAAAAATATATGAAACTATCTTATCGAGGCATAAATTACGAGCAAGAAAGCTCCAGTATCGAATTCGAGCTGGGAGAGTTGGGGGGTAAATATAGAGGTAGCAATTGGCACTATAGATACCCGAGACACATGGTCCATATTAAACCAAAAGTTTACCGTCAATATCGAGGTGTAGCTTATAGTAGCTGTCCTTATACTCTTGTTCAGGAAAGCTATTGTCGTTTCACTCCCAAAACACCTCCAGTTAAAAATCGATCAGCAGATATCCACTGGGAAAATATGCGACGTAGTTTAGATCGTCGTT is a window from the Gloeocapsa sp. PCC 73106 genome containing:
- a CDS encoding TldD/PmbA family protein, encoding MNDHKNIVTELIKRYRDRVDFLTIRLEQSTGTNIALRNDRIETLSEAIAIGGQVRVCHRGGWGFATFNQLSNLDQQIENAIASAKMVGEEETLLAEVAPVTVNCSIPIEGRDPRLISLSEKKSLCDRYNDILRGYHPSITTTSVSYSDINQAIIIATSEGTLIEQSWCDLEMRFAATARKEDKLQTGRETTGSRSGYQNLENLENQVRSAAGRAVEALDLPSVKGDTYTVVIDPILTGLFVHEAFGHLSEADMLYENPDLLEVMTLGKKFGPPELQIFDGASTLGHRGSYYYDDEGTPATTTELIKDGVLVGRLHSRETAGKLGEPATGNARCLSYHYPPIVRMTNTWIARGSTPVADLFSGIKTGIYARNWLGGMTNGEMFTFSAGEAWMIRDGEIREPVKDVTLSGNVFKTLDQIEAIGDDFYWDESGGCGKGGQGGLAVGCGGPSLRIRDIIVGGD
- a CDS encoding XisI protein, whose protein sequence is MEKLTHYQNLIKQILTEYERISSQFPDDDIDEVLIFDDTRSQYLWFNIGWKQGKRVNAISVYVRIKNDKIYIEEDWTEAGIATDLLSKGVPKEDIVLAFYDPETRELTEFAIG
- a CDS encoding DUF4278 domain-containing protein, with translation MKFFYRGAHYEADPLIIEVTEGEIGGLYRSSPWKIHEPKQKYRLRQASFALTYRGAHYKH
- a CDS encoding DUF4278 domain-containing protein, coding for MKLSYRGINYEQESSSIEFELGELGGKYRGSNWHYRYPRHMVHIKPKVYRQYRGVAYSSCPYTLVQESYCRFTPKTPPVKNRSADIHWENMRRSLDRRLAVALEKGDTKLISLLEKESQQLSL